From the genome of Antennarius striatus isolate MH-2024 chromosome 19, ASM4005453v1, whole genome shotgun sequence, one region includes:
- the myo6a gene encoding myosin VIa isoform X2, with amino-acid sequence MEDGKPVWAPHPADGFQLGTIVDIGADSLTIEPLKRGGKTFLAAVNQVFPAEDDVNKHVEDNCSLMYLNEATLLNNVRVRYSKDKIYTFVANILIAVNPYYDIPKLYAPETIRQYRGRSLGTLPPHVYAIADKAYRDMKVLKLSQSIIVSGESGAGKTENTKFVLRYLTTSYGTGQDIDERIVEANPLLEAFGNAKTVRNNNSSRFGKFVEIHFSEKNAVVGGFVSHYLLEKSRICRQGPEERNYHIFYRLCAGAPEDARLRLHLGPPDTFRYLNRGCTRFFATKETDQRIPQNRKSPEHLKGGALRDPLLDDLGDYTRMCDAMKKIGLDDGEKRDLFRVVAGVLHLGNIDFEEAGSTSGGCTIRNQSGQTLEVCAELLGLEEEDLRVSLTSRVMLTTAGGAKGTVIRVPLKVEQANNARDALAKAVYSRLFDHVVTRVNQCFPFQTSANFIGVLDIAGFEYFEHNSFEQFCINYCNEKLQQFFNERILKEEQELYQREGLGVNEVHYVDNQDCIDLVEAKLLGILDILDEENRLPQPSDQHFTDAVHSKHKEHFRLTIPRKSKLAVHRNVRDDEGFIIRHFAGAVCYETTKFVEKNNDALHLSLEVLVSESRDAFVRELFENANSSRDARQKAGKLSFISVGNKFKTQLNILLEKLRSTGSSFVRCIKPNLKMVSHQFEGAQILSQLQCSGMVSVLDLMQGGFPSRAPFHELYNMYQKYMPPKLTRLDPRLFCKALFKALGLDDRDYKFGLTKVFFRPGKFAEFDQIMKSDPDHLAALVKKVNKWLIHSRWKKVQWGSLSVVKLKNKILYRAGACIMMQKTVRMWLCRRKHKPRIDGLVKVRNLKNRMDRFNEVVGGLKEGKQEMSRQVQDLETAIDVLMLKIKNTHMTRIDIDYEFRALVSQSEQLLTAMQNKKKEEEERERLRRIQEEMERERQRREEEEQRRLQEEEERRLKAEMEMKRKQEEEERKRREEEEKRIQEEMELQLQVEREEEASRQAVLEQERRDRELALRIAASEAELIPEEGLNDSGLRSNDSSVPSSPERAAAAGPTKALTMEEMAREMTELLARGPQVQASKAAAAAARKHELSKWKYAELRDAINTSCDIELLASCREEFHRRLKVYHAWKSRNRKRNTEAEQRAPRSVTDYAQQNAAPPIPARQYEVAMSRQQRYFRIPFIRPGDQFKDPPSKKKGWWYAHFDGPWIARQMELHPDKHPILLVAGKDDMEMCELSLEETGLSRKRGAEILPRQFEEIWERCGGVQYLRSAIESRQARPTYATAMLQGMFK; translated from the exons ATGGAGGACGGGAAGCCGGTGTGGGCCCCCCACCCAGCCGACGGGTTCCAGCTGGGGACCATCGTGGACATCGGCGCCGACAGCCTGACCATCGAGCCGCTGAAGAGGGGGGGGAAG ACGTTCCTGGCGGCGGTGAACCAGGTGTTCCCGGCGGAGGACGACGTGAACAAACACGTGGAGGACAACT GTTCCCTGATGTACCTGAACGAAGCCACGCTGCTTAACAACGTCAGGGTCCGATACAGCAAGGACAAGATTTAC ACGTTTGTGGCCAACATCCTGATCGCCGTCAACCCGTACTACGACATCCCCAAGCTGTACGCGCCCGAGACCATCAGGCAGTACCGGGGGCGCTCGCTGGGGACGCTGCCGCCGCATGTCTACGCCATCG ctgataAGGCGTACCGGGACATGAAGGTCCTTAAGCTGAGTCAGTCCATCATCGTGTCGGGGGAGTCCGGCGCCGGCAAGACGGAGAACACCAAATTTGTGCTCAG GTACCTGACCACCTCCTACGGGACGGGGCAGGACATCGACGAGAGGATCGTAGAAG CCAATCCGTTGCTGGAGGCCTTCGGGAACGCTAAGACGGTCCggaacaacaacagcagccgCTTCGGGAAGTTTGTGGAGATCCACTTCAGTGAGAAG AACgctgtggtgggggggttcgTGTCCCACTACCTGCTGGAGAAGTCCAGGATCTGCAGGCAGGGGCCCGAGGAGAGGAACTACCACATCTTCTACCGGTTGTGTGCCGGGGCCCCCGAGGACGccaggctccgcctccacctgGGGCCCCCAGACACCTTCAGG TACCTGAACAGGGGTTGCACTCGCTTCTTCGCCACCAAGGAGACGGACCAGCGCATCCCCCAGAACCGCAAGAGCCCCGAG CACCTGAAGGGCGGCGCCCTGAGGGACCCCCTGCTGGACGACCTGGGCGACTACACCCGGATGTGCGACGCCATGAAGAAGATCGGATTGGATGACGGCGAGAAGCGGGACCTGTTCCGCGTGGTGGCGGGGGTGCTGCACCTGGGCAACATCGACTTCGAGGAGGCGGGGAGCACCTCag GCGGCTGCACCATCAGGAACCAATCAGGTCAGACGCTGGAGGTCTGCGCTGAGCTGCTgggtctggaggaggaggacctgaGGGTCAGCCTGACCAGCAGGGTGATGCTGACCACAGCAGGGGGCGCCAAAGGCACTGTCATCAG GGTGCCGCTGAAGGTGGAGCAGGCCAACAACGCCCGGGACGCGCTGGCGAAGGCGGTGTACAGCCGGCTGTTCGACCACGTGGTGACCCGGGTGAACCAGTGCTTCCCCTTCCAGACGTCGGCTAACTTCATCGGCGTGCTCGACATCGCCGGCTTCG AGTACTTTGAACACAACAGCTTCGAGCAGTTCTGCATCAACTACTGCAACGAGAAGCTGCAGCAGTTCTTCAACGAGCGCATCCTGAAGGAG GAGCAGGAGCTGTACCAGAGGGAGGGGCTGGGGGTCAACGAGGTCCACTATGTTGATAATCAGGACTGCATCG ACCTGGTGGAGGCCAAGCTCCTGGGGATCCTTGACATCCTGGATGAGGAGAACCGCCTCCCCCAGCCCAGCGACCAGCACTTCACCGACGCCGTGCACAGCAAACACAAGGAGCACTTCCGCCTCACC ATCCCCAGGAAGTCCAAGCTGGCCGTCCACAGGAACGTGAGGGACGACGAGGGCTTCATCATCAGACACTTCGCCGGCGCCGTCTGCTACGAGACG ACCAAGTTTGTGGAGAAGAACAACGACGCGCTGCACCTGTCGCTGGAGGTCCTGGTCAGCGAGTCCAGAGACGCCTTCGTCAGGGAGCTGTTTGAGAACGCCAACAGCAGCAGGGACGCCAGGCAGAAGGCGGGGAAACTGAGCTTCATCAGCGTGGGGAACAAGTTCAAG acgCAGCTGAACATCCTCCTGGAGAAGCTTCGCAGTACG GGCTCCAGCTTTGTGCGCTGCATCAAACCCAACCTGAAGATGGTCAGCCACCAGTTTGAAGGCGCTCAGATCCTGTCCCAGCTGCAGTGTTCAG GGATGGTGTCGGTCCTGGACCTGATGCAGGGGGGCTTCCCCTCCAGGGCTCCCTTCCACGAGCTCTACAACATGTACCAGAAGTACATGCCCCCCAAGCTCACCCGCCTCGACCCCCGCCTCTTCTGCAAg GCTCTGTTCAAAGCGCTCGGCCTCGACGACCGCGACTACAAGTTCGGTCTGACCAAAGTGTTCTTCAGGCCCGGGAAG TTCGCAGAGTTCGATCAGATCATGAAGTCGGACCCCGACCACCTGGCGGCGCTGGTGAAGAAAGTCAACAAGTGGTTGATCCACAGCCGCTGGAAGAAGGTCCAGTGGGGCTCCCTGTCAGTGGTCaaac tgAAGAACAAGATCCTGTACCGAGCCGGTGCCTGCATCATGATGCAGAAGACGGTCCGGATGTGGCTCTGCAGGAGGAAACACAAGCCCCG TATTGACGGGCTGGTGAAGGTGAGGAACCTGAAGAACCGGATGGACCGCTTCAacgaggtggtgggggggctgaaggAGGGCAAGCAGGAGATGAGCCGGCAGGTGCAGGACCTGGAGACCGCCATCGACGTGCTAATGCTGAAgatcaag AACACCCACATGACCCGGATCGACATCGACTACGAGTTCCGGGCCCtggtgagccaatcagagcagctgctgaccgccatgcagaacaagaagaaggaggaggaggagcgggagCGGCTCCGGCGAAtccaggaggagatggagcgggagaggcagaggagggaggaggaggagcagcgccgcctgcaggaggaggaggagcggcgcCT GAAAGcggagatggagatgaagaggaagcaggaagaggaggagaggaagaggagggaggaggaggagaagaggataCAG GAGGAgatggagctgcagctgcaggtgGAGCGGGAGGAGGAGGCGTCCCGTCAGGCCGTCCTGGAGCAGGAGAGGCGGGACCGAGAGCTCGCCCTGAGGATCGCCGCCAGCGAGGCGGAGCTTATCCCCGAGGAGGGGCTGAACGACTCGGGGCTGCGCAG TAACGACTCGTCAGTCCCGTCGTCTCCAGAGAGAGCAGC CGCTGCTGGACCCACAAAGGCCCTGACCAT GGAGGAGATGGCGCGGGAGATGACAGAACTTCTGGCCCG aGGTCCTCAGGTCCAGGCCTCCaaggccgccgccgccgccgccaggaAGCACGAGCTGAGCAAGTGGAAGTACGCCGAGCTGAGGGATGCCATCAACACATCCTGTG acATCGAGCTGCTGGCGTCCTGTCGGGAGGAGTTCCACCGCCGCCTGAAGGTCTACCACGCCTGGAAgtccaggaacaggaagaggaacacgGAGGCGGAGCAACGGGCGCCCAGATCCGTCACGGACTACg cccaGCAGAACGCAGCCCCGCCCATCCCGGCACGGCAGTACGAGGTGGCGATGAGCCGCCAGCAGCGCTACTTCCGCATCCCGTTCATCCGGCCTGGCGACCAGTTCAAGGACCCCCCCAGCAAGAAGAAGGGCTGGTGGTACGCCCACTTCGACGGGCCCTGGATCGCccgccagatggagctgcaccCCGACAAGCACCCCATCCTGCTGGTGGCAG GGAAGGACGACATGGAGATGTGTGAGCTGAGCCTGGAGGAGACGGGTCTGTCCAGGAAGCGCGGCGCTGAGATCCTCCCCCGACAGTTTGAGGAGATCTGGGAGCGCTGCGGCGGCGTGCAGTACCTCCGCAGCGCCATTGAGAGCCGGCAGGCGCGCCCCACCTATGCCACCGCCATGCTGCAGGGCATGTTCAAGTGA
- the myo6a gene encoding myosin VIa isoform X1, whose product MEDGKPVWAPHPADGFQLGTIVDIGADSLTIEPLKRGGKTFLAAVNQVFPAEDDVNKHVEDNCSLMYLNEATLLNNVRVRYSKDKIYTFVANILIAVNPYYDIPKLYAPETIRQYRGRSLGTLPPHVYAIADKAYRDMKVLKLSQSIIVSGESGAGKTENTKFVLRYLTTSYGTGQDIDERIVEANPLLEAFGNAKTVRNNNSSRFGKFVEIHFSEKNAVVGGFVSHYLLEKSRICRQGPEERNYHIFYRLCAGAPEDARLRLHLGPPDTFRYLNRGCTRFFATKETDQRIPQNRKSPEHLKGGALRDPLLDDLGDYTRMCDAMKKIGLDDGEKRDLFRVVAGVLHLGNIDFEEAGSTSGGCTIRNQSGQTLEVCAELLGLEEEDLRVSLTSRVMLTTAGGAKGTVIRVPLKVEQANNARDALAKAVYSRLFDHVVTRVNQCFPFQTSANFIGVLDIAGFEYFEHNSFEQFCINYCNEKLQQFFNERILKEEQELYQREGLGVNEVHYVDNQDCIDLVEAKLLGILDILDEENRLPQPSDQHFTDAVHSKHKEHFRLTIPRKSKLAVHRNVRDDEGFIIRHFAGAVCYETTKFVEKNNDALHLSLEVLVSESRDAFVRELFENANSSRDARQKAGKLSFISVGNKFKTQLNILLEKLRSTGSSFVRCIKPNLKMVSHQFEGAQILSQLQCSGMVSVLDLMQGGFPSRAPFHELYNMYQKYMPPKLTRLDPRLFCKALFKALGLDDRDYKFGLTKVFFRPGKFAEFDQIMKSDPDHLAALVKKVNKWLIHSRWKKVQWGSLSVVKLKNKILYRAGACIMMQKTVRMWLCRRKHKPRIDGLVKVRNLKNRMDRFNEVVGGLKEGKQEMSRQVQDLETAIDVLMLKIKNTHMTRIDIDYEFRALVSQSEQLLTAMQNKKKEEEERERLRRIQEEMERERQRREEEEQRRLQEEEERRLKAEMEMKRKQEEEERKRREEEEKRIQEEMELQLQVEREEEASRQAVLEQERRDRELALRIAASEAELIPEEGLNDSGLRSNDSSVPSSPERAAAAGPTKALTMEEMAREMTELLARGPQVQASKAAAAAARKHELSKWKYAELRDAINTSCDIELLASCREEFHRRLKVYHAWKSRNRKRNTEAEQRAPRSVTDYGCVPPVRTSSQQNAAPPIPARQYEVAMSRQQRYFRIPFIRPGDQFKDPPSKKKGWWYAHFDGPWIARQMELHPDKHPILLVAGKDDMEMCELSLEETGLSRKRGAEILPRQFEEIWERCGGVQYLRSAIESRQARPTYATAMLQGMFK is encoded by the exons ATGGAGGACGGGAAGCCGGTGTGGGCCCCCCACCCAGCCGACGGGTTCCAGCTGGGGACCATCGTGGACATCGGCGCCGACAGCCTGACCATCGAGCCGCTGAAGAGGGGGGGGAAG ACGTTCCTGGCGGCGGTGAACCAGGTGTTCCCGGCGGAGGACGACGTGAACAAACACGTGGAGGACAACT GTTCCCTGATGTACCTGAACGAAGCCACGCTGCTTAACAACGTCAGGGTCCGATACAGCAAGGACAAGATTTAC ACGTTTGTGGCCAACATCCTGATCGCCGTCAACCCGTACTACGACATCCCCAAGCTGTACGCGCCCGAGACCATCAGGCAGTACCGGGGGCGCTCGCTGGGGACGCTGCCGCCGCATGTCTACGCCATCG ctgataAGGCGTACCGGGACATGAAGGTCCTTAAGCTGAGTCAGTCCATCATCGTGTCGGGGGAGTCCGGCGCCGGCAAGACGGAGAACACCAAATTTGTGCTCAG GTACCTGACCACCTCCTACGGGACGGGGCAGGACATCGACGAGAGGATCGTAGAAG CCAATCCGTTGCTGGAGGCCTTCGGGAACGCTAAGACGGTCCggaacaacaacagcagccgCTTCGGGAAGTTTGTGGAGATCCACTTCAGTGAGAAG AACgctgtggtgggggggttcgTGTCCCACTACCTGCTGGAGAAGTCCAGGATCTGCAGGCAGGGGCCCGAGGAGAGGAACTACCACATCTTCTACCGGTTGTGTGCCGGGGCCCCCGAGGACGccaggctccgcctccacctgGGGCCCCCAGACACCTTCAGG TACCTGAACAGGGGTTGCACTCGCTTCTTCGCCACCAAGGAGACGGACCAGCGCATCCCCCAGAACCGCAAGAGCCCCGAG CACCTGAAGGGCGGCGCCCTGAGGGACCCCCTGCTGGACGACCTGGGCGACTACACCCGGATGTGCGACGCCATGAAGAAGATCGGATTGGATGACGGCGAGAAGCGGGACCTGTTCCGCGTGGTGGCGGGGGTGCTGCACCTGGGCAACATCGACTTCGAGGAGGCGGGGAGCACCTCag GCGGCTGCACCATCAGGAACCAATCAGGTCAGACGCTGGAGGTCTGCGCTGAGCTGCTgggtctggaggaggaggacctgaGGGTCAGCCTGACCAGCAGGGTGATGCTGACCACAGCAGGGGGCGCCAAAGGCACTGTCATCAG GGTGCCGCTGAAGGTGGAGCAGGCCAACAACGCCCGGGACGCGCTGGCGAAGGCGGTGTACAGCCGGCTGTTCGACCACGTGGTGACCCGGGTGAACCAGTGCTTCCCCTTCCAGACGTCGGCTAACTTCATCGGCGTGCTCGACATCGCCGGCTTCG AGTACTTTGAACACAACAGCTTCGAGCAGTTCTGCATCAACTACTGCAACGAGAAGCTGCAGCAGTTCTTCAACGAGCGCATCCTGAAGGAG GAGCAGGAGCTGTACCAGAGGGAGGGGCTGGGGGTCAACGAGGTCCACTATGTTGATAATCAGGACTGCATCG ACCTGGTGGAGGCCAAGCTCCTGGGGATCCTTGACATCCTGGATGAGGAGAACCGCCTCCCCCAGCCCAGCGACCAGCACTTCACCGACGCCGTGCACAGCAAACACAAGGAGCACTTCCGCCTCACC ATCCCCAGGAAGTCCAAGCTGGCCGTCCACAGGAACGTGAGGGACGACGAGGGCTTCATCATCAGACACTTCGCCGGCGCCGTCTGCTACGAGACG ACCAAGTTTGTGGAGAAGAACAACGACGCGCTGCACCTGTCGCTGGAGGTCCTGGTCAGCGAGTCCAGAGACGCCTTCGTCAGGGAGCTGTTTGAGAACGCCAACAGCAGCAGGGACGCCAGGCAGAAGGCGGGGAAACTGAGCTTCATCAGCGTGGGGAACAAGTTCAAG acgCAGCTGAACATCCTCCTGGAGAAGCTTCGCAGTACG GGCTCCAGCTTTGTGCGCTGCATCAAACCCAACCTGAAGATGGTCAGCCACCAGTTTGAAGGCGCTCAGATCCTGTCCCAGCTGCAGTGTTCAG GGATGGTGTCGGTCCTGGACCTGATGCAGGGGGGCTTCCCCTCCAGGGCTCCCTTCCACGAGCTCTACAACATGTACCAGAAGTACATGCCCCCCAAGCTCACCCGCCTCGACCCCCGCCTCTTCTGCAAg GCTCTGTTCAAAGCGCTCGGCCTCGACGACCGCGACTACAAGTTCGGTCTGACCAAAGTGTTCTTCAGGCCCGGGAAG TTCGCAGAGTTCGATCAGATCATGAAGTCGGACCCCGACCACCTGGCGGCGCTGGTGAAGAAAGTCAACAAGTGGTTGATCCACAGCCGCTGGAAGAAGGTCCAGTGGGGCTCCCTGTCAGTGGTCaaac tgAAGAACAAGATCCTGTACCGAGCCGGTGCCTGCATCATGATGCAGAAGACGGTCCGGATGTGGCTCTGCAGGAGGAAACACAAGCCCCG TATTGACGGGCTGGTGAAGGTGAGGAACCTGAAGAACCGGATGGACCGCTTCAacgaggtggtgggggggctgaaggAGGGCAAGCAGGAGATGAGCCGGCAGGTGCAGGACCTGGAGACCGCCATCGACGTGCTAATGCTGAAgatcaag AACACCCACATGACCCGGATCGACATCGACTACGAGTTCCGGGCCCtggtgagccaatcagagcagctgctgaccgccatgcagaacaagaagaaggaggaggaggagcgggagCGGCTCCGGCGAAtccaggaggagatggagcgggagaggcagaggagggaggaggaggagcagcgccgcctgcaggaggaggaggagcggcgcCT GAAAGcggagatggagatgaagaggaagcaggaagaggaggagaggaagaggagggaggaggaggagaagaggataCAG GAGGAgatggagctgcagctgcaggtgGAGCGGGAGGAGGAGGCGTCCCGTCAGGCCGTCCTGGAGCAGGAGAGGCGGGACCGAGAGCTCGCCCTGAGGATCGCCGCCAGCGAGGCGGAGCTTATCCCCGAGGAGGGGCTGAACGACTCGGGGCTGCGCAG TAACGACTCGTCAGTCCCGTCGTCTCCAGAGAGAGCAGC CGCTGCTGGACCCACAAAGGCCCTGACCAT GGAGGAGATGGCGCGGGAGATGACAGAACTTCTGGCCCG aGGTCCTCAGGTCCAGGCCTCCaaggccgccgccgccgccgccaggaAGCACGAGCTGAGCAAGTGGAAGTACGCCGAGCTGAGGGATGCCATCAACACATCCTGTG acATCGAGCTGCTGGCGTCCTGTCGGGAGGAGTTCCACCGCCGCCTGAAGGTCTACCACGCCTGGAAgtccaggaacaggaagaggaacacgGAGGCGGAGCAACGGGCGCCCAGATCCGTCACGGACTACg GTTGTGTTCCTCCTGTCAGAACATCAT cccaGCAGAACGCAGCCCCGCCCATCCCGGCACGGCAGTACGAGGTGGCGATGAGCCGCCAGCAGCGCTACTTCCGCATCCCGTTCATCCGGCCTGGCGACCAGTTCAAGGACCCCCCCAGCAAGAAGAAGGGCTGGTGGTACGCCCACTTCGACGGGCCCTGGATCGCccgccagatggagctgcaccCCGACAAGCACCCCATCCTGCTGGTGGCAG GGAAGGACGACATGGAGATGTGTGAGCTGAGCCTGGAGGAGACGGGTCTGTCCAGGAAGCGCGGCGCTGAGATCCTCCCCCGACAGTTTGAGGAGATCTGGGAGCGCTGCGGCGGCGTGCAGTACCTCCGCAGCGCCATTGAGAGCCGGCAGGCGCGCCCCACCTATGCCACCGCCATGCTGCAGGGCATGTTCAAGTGA